One window of the Ictidomys tridecemlineatus isolate mIctTri1 chromosome 11, mIctTri1.hap1, whole genome shotgun sequence genome contains the following:
- the Plekhg5 gene encoding pleckstrin homology domain-containing family G member 5 isoform X4, whose amino-acid sequence MGTGPGVSGRRAASRPGPAPPSQEPESMCVGGRARASVGQVCHHADCQQLHHRGPLNLCEACDSKFHSAVRYDGHVRFDLPPQGSILARNVSTRSCPPRTSPAVDLDEEEEESSVDGKGDRKSTGLRLSKKKARRRHTDDPSKECFTLKFDLNVDIETEIVPALKKKSLGEVLLPVFERKGIALGKVDIYLDQSNTPLSLTFEAYRFGGHYLRVKAKPGDEGKVEQGVKDSKSLSLPILRSAGAWSPALERVDPQSRRESLDILAPGRRRKNMSEFLGESSIPGQEPPMPSSCSLPSSNSSGTSSGGSDSWKNRAASRFSGFFSSSPSTSAFGREVDKMEQLEGKLHAYGLFGLPRLPRRLRFDHDSWEEEEVDEDEDEDTPCLRLEDSWRELIDGHEKLTRRQCHQQEAVWELLHTEASYIRKLRVITNLFLCCLLNLQESGLLCEVEAERLFSNIPEIARLHRALWGSVMAPVLEKARRTRALLQPGDFLKGFKMFGSLFKPYVRYCMEEEGCMEYMRGLLRDNDLFRAYITWAEKHQQCQRLKLSDMLAKPHQRLTKYPLLLKSVLRKTDEPRDREAIATMISSVERFIHHVNTCMRQRQERQRLAAVVSRIDAYEVVEGSNDEVDKLLKEFLHLDLTAPIPGASPEETRQLLLEGSLKMKEGKDSKMDVYCFLFTDLLLVTKAVKKAERTKVIRPPLLVDKIVCRELRDPGSFLLIYLNEFHSAVGAYTFQASGQALCRGWVDAIYNAQNQLQQLRAQEHPGNQQPLQRLEEEEEEEEEEGESSTSAASSPTILRRSSNSLNSQHCASDGSTETLAMVVVEPGEMLSSEFDGGPLSSQSDEPSLSSTASSITPTSELLPLGPVDGRSCSMDSAYGTLSPTSLQDFSAPAPAVEPVPQPTELSQTPSPPPSPRLRRRTPVQLLPSLPRLLKSKSEASLLQLLSGAATCGGPPAPSRSLSELCLATVAPGTRTQGSAQKAGPGWDCQAACIPGSSPEPPEPGDRTSCLPGEPADPARRRYREPPSPRVQPEPPPGISVQHRKLTLAQLYRIRTTLLLNSTLTASEV is encoded by the exons GTGTGCCATCACGCAGACTGCCAGCAGCTGCACCACCGGGGGCCGCTCAACCTCTGCGAGGCCTGTGACAGCAAATTCCACAGCGCCGTGCGCTACGATGGGCACGTCCGCTTCGACCTGCCCCCCCAAG GCTCTATCCTAGCCCGGAATGTGTCCACCCGGTCATGCCCCCCACGTACCAGCCCTGCGGTGGAcctggatgaggaggaggaggaaagctcTGTAGATGGCAAGGG GGACCGGAAGAGTACAGGACTGAGACTCTCCAAGAAGAAAGCAAGGAGGAGACACACAGAT GACCCCAGCAAGGAGTGCTTCACCTTGAAATTTGACCTCAACGTGGACATAGAGACAGAGATCGTGCCGGCTCTGAAGAAGAAGTCGCTGGG GGAGGTGCTGCTGCCCGTGTTCGAAAGAAAGGGCATTGCACTGGGCAAAGTGGATATCTACCTCGACCAGTCCAACACGCCCCTGTCCCTCACCTTCGAGGCCTACAGGTTTGGTGGACACTACCTGCGGGTCAAAG CCAAGCCAGGGGATGAGGGCAAAGTGGAGCAGGGCGTGAAGGACTCCAAGTCCCTGAGCCTGCCAATCCTGCGGTCGGCCGGGGCCTGGTCCCCCGCACTGGAGCGTGTGGATCCCCAGAGCCGCCGGGAGAGCCTCGACATTTTG GCACCTGGCCGCCGTCGTAAGAACATGTCAGAATTCCTGGGGGAGTCCAGCATCCCGGGGCAAGAGCCCCCCATGCCCTCCAGCTGCTCTCTACCCAGTAGCAACAGCAGTGGCACTAGCAGTGGGGGCAGTGACAGCTGGAAGAACCGGGCAGCCAGTCGCTTCAGTGGCTTCTTCAGCTCAAGCCCCAGCACCAGTGCCTTTGGCAGG GAGGTGGACAAGATGGAGCAGCTGGAGGGCAAGCTGCATGCCTATGGCCTTTTTGGGCTGCCCCGGCTGCCCCGGAGGCTGCGCTTTGACCACGActcctgggaggaggaagaggtcgATGAGGACGAGGATGAGGATACCCCGTGCCTCCGGCTGGAGGACAGCTGGAGGGAGCTCATTGACGGGCATGAG AAGCTGACGCGGCGGCAGTGCCACCAGCAGGAGGCAGTGTGGGAGCTCTTGCACACGGAGGCCTCCTACATCAGGAAACTGCGAGTGATCACCAAC TTGTTCCTGTGTTGCCTTCTGAACCTGCAAGAGTCTGGGCTGCTGTGCGAG GTGGAGGCGGAGCGTCTGTTCAGCAACATCCCAGAGATCGCTCGGCTGCACCGCGCACTTTGGGGCAGTGTGATGGCTCCGGTGCTGGAGAAGGCGCGGCGCACGCGGGCCCTGCTGCAGCCTGGGGACTTCCTCAAAGGCTTCAAGATG TTCGGGTCGCTGTTCAAGCCGTACGTCCGATACTGCATGGAGGAGGAGGGCTGCATGGAGTACATGCGCGGTCTGCTGCGGGACAACGACCTGTTCCGCGCCTACATCACG TGGGCTGAGAAGCACCAGCAGTGCCAGCGGCTGAAGCTGAGTGACATGCTGGCCAAGCCCCACCAACGGCTCACCAAATACCCTCTGCTGCTCAAATCGGTGCTGCGGAAGACTGATGAGCCCCGCGACAGGGAGGCCATCGCCACCATG ATCAGCTCCGTGGAGCGCTTCATCCACCACGTGAACACATGCATGAGGCAGCGACAGGAGCGGCAGCGGCTGGCAGCGGTGGTGAGCCGCATTGATGCCTATGAGGTGGTGGAAGGCAGCAACGACGAGGTGGACAAG ctcctgAAGGAATTTCTGCATCTGGACCTGACAGCACCCATCCCTGGTGCCTCCCCAGAGGAGACACGGCAGCTGCTGCTGGAGGGGAGCCTAAAGATGAAGGAGGGGAAGGACAGCAAG aTGGATGTGTACTGCTTCCTCTTCACTGATCTGCTCTTAGTGACCAAGGCAGTGAAAAAGGCTGAGAGGACCAAGGTCATCAGGCCACCACTGCTGGTGGACAAGATTGTGTGCCGGGAGCTGCGGGACCCTG GCTCCTTCCTCCTCATCTACCTGAACGAGTTCCACAGTGCCGTGGGGGCCTACACATTCCAGGCTAGTGGCCAGGCCCTGTGCCGAGGCTGGGTGGATGCCATTTACAATGCTCAG AACCAGCTGCAACAGCTGCGCGCACAGGAGCACCCAGGAAACCAGCAACCTCTACAGAGactggaagaggaggaagaagaagaggaggaggaaggtgagaGCAGCACTTCGGCTGCCAGCTCCCCGACCATCCTGCGCAGGAGCAGCAACAGCCTCAACTCCCAGCACTG TGCTTCAGATGGCTCCACTGAGACCCTGGCCATGGTTGTGGTGGAACCTGGCGAGATGCTGTCCTCCGAGTTTGATGGTGGCCCCTTAAGCTCCCAGTCGGATGAGCCCTCTCTTAGCTCCACTGCTTCATCGATCACACCCACCAGCGAACTGCTGCCGCTGGGCCCAGTGGATGGCCGCTCTTGCTCCATGGACTCTGCCTATGGCACCctgtcccccacctccctgcaAGATTTTTCAGCTCCAGCCCCTGCGGTGGAGCCAGTGCCCCAGCCCACAGAGTTGTCACAAACTCCTTCACCCCCACCCTCGCCCCGCCTCCGCCGCCGCACCCCTGTCCAGCTGCTGCCCAGCCTGCCTCGCCTGCTCAAGTCTAAATCCGAGGCCAGCCTCCTCCAGCTGCTGTCTGGGGCTGCCACCTGTGGAGGACCCCCAGCTCCCAGCCGCAGCTTGTCAGAGCTCTGCCTGGCCACTGTAGCTCCTGGCACTAGGACTCAGGGCTCTGCTCAGAAAGCTGGACCTGGCTGGGATTGCCAGGCAGCATGCATACCTGGCAGCAGCCCTGAGCCTCCAGAGCCTGGGGACAGAACCAGTTGTCTGCCTGGGGAGCCTGCAGACCCTGCCAGGAGGAGGTACAGAGAGCCACCCTCTCCCAGGGTCCAACCTGAGCCCCCACCAGGGATCTCTGTCCAGCACAGGAAGTTGACTCTGGCCCAGCTCTATCGAATCAGGACCACTCTGCTGCTTAATTCCACGCTCACTGCCTC GGAAGTCTGA
- the Plekhg5 gene encoding pleckstrin homology domain-containing family G member 5 isoform X5 yields MGTGPGVSGRRAASRPGPAPPSQEPESMCVGGRARASVGQVCHHADCQQLHHRGPLNLCEACDSKFHSAVRYDGHVRFDLPPQGSILARNVSTRSCPPRTSPAVDLDEEEEESSVDGKGDRKSTGLRLSKKKARRRHTDDPSKECFTLKFDLNVDIETEIVPALKKKSLGEVLLPVFERKGIALGKVDIYLDQSNTPLSLTFEAYRFGGHYLRVKAKPGDEGKVEQGVKDSKSLSLPILRSAGAWSPALERVDPQSRRESLDILAPGRRRKNMSEFLGESSIPGQEPPMPSSCSLPSSNSSGTSSGGSDSWKNRAASRFSGFFSSSPSTSAFGREVDKMEQLEGKLHAYGLFGLPRLPRRLRFDHDSWEEEEVDEDEDEDTPCLRLEDSWRELIDGHEKLTRRQCHQQEAVWELLHTEASYIRKLRVITNLFLCCLLNLQESGLLCEVEAERLFSNIPEIARLHRALWGSVMAPVLEKARRTRALLQPGDFLKGFKMFGSLFKPYVRYCMEEEGCMEYMRGLLRDNDLFRAYITWAEKHQQCQRLKLSDMLAKPHQRLTKYPLLLKSVLRKTDEPRDREAIATMISSVERFIHHVNTCMRQRQERQRLAAVVSRIDAYEVVEGSNDEVDKLLKEFLHLDLTAPIPGASPEETRQLLLEGSLKMKEGKDSKMDVYCFLFTDLLLVTKAVKKAERTKVIRPPLLVDKIVCRELRDPGSFLLIYLNEFHSAVGAYTFQASGQALCRGWVDAIYNAQNQLQQLRAQEHPGNQQPLQRLEEEEEEEEEEGESSTSAASSPTILRRSSNSLNSQHCASDGSTETLAMVVVEPGEMLSSEFDGGPLSSQSDEPSLSSTASSITPTSELLPLGPVDGRSCSMDSAYGTLSPTSLQDFSAPAPAVEPVPQPTELSQTPSPPPSPRLRRRTPVQLLPSLPRLLKSKSEASLLQLLSGAATCGGPPAPSRSLSELCLATVAPGTRTQGSAQKAGPGWDCQAACIPGSSPEPPEPGDRTSCLPGEPADPARRRYREPPSPRVQPEPPPGISVQHRKLTLAQLYRIRTTLLLNSTLTAS; encoded by the exons GTGTGCCATCACGCAGACTGCCAGCAGCTGCACCACCGGGGGCCGCTCAACCTCTGCGAGGCCTGTGACAGCAAATTCCACAGCGCCGTGCGCTACGATGGGCACGTCCGCTTCGACCTGCCCCCCCAAG GCTCTATCCTAGCCCGGAATGTGTCCACCCGGTCATGCCCCCCACGTACCAGCCCTGCGGTGGAcctggatgaggaggaggaggaaagctcTGTAGATGGCAAGGG GGACCGGAAGAGTACAGGACTGAGACTCTCCAAGAAGAAAGCAAGGAGGAGACACACAGAT GACCCCAGCAAGGAGTGCTTCACCTTGAAATTTGACCTCAACGTGGACATAGAGACAGAGATCGTGCCGGCTCTGAAGAAGAAGTCGCTGGG GGAGGTGCTGCTGCCCGTGTTCGAAAGAAAGGGCATTGCACTGGGCAAAGTGGATATCTACCTCGACCAGTCCAACACGCCCCTGTCCCTCACCTTCGAGGCCTACAGGTTTGGTGGACACTACCTGCGGGTCAAAG CCAAGCCAGGGGATGAGGGCAAAGTGGAGCAGGGCGTGAAGGACTCCAAGTCCCTGAGCCTGCCAATCCTGCGGTCGGCCGGGGCCTGGTCCCCCGCACTGGAGCGTGTGGATCCCCAGAGCCGCCGGGAGAGCCTCGACATTTTG GCACCTGGCCGCCGTCGTAAGAACATGTCAGAATTCCTGGGGGAGTCCAGCATCCCGGGGCAAGAGCCCCCCATGCCCTCCAGCTGCTCTCTACCCAGTAGCAACAGCAGTGGCACTAGCAGTGGGGGCAGTGACAGCTGGAAGAACCGGGCAGCCAGTCGCTTCAGTGGCTTCTTCAGCTCAAGCCCCAGCACCAGTGCCTTTGGCAGG GAGGTGGACAAGATGGAGCAGCTGGAGGGCAAGCTGCATGCCTATGGCCTTTTTGGGCTGCCCCGGCTGCCCCGGAGGCTGCGCTTTGACCACGActcctgggaggaggaagaggtcgATGAGGACGAGGATGAGGATACCCCGTGCCTCCGGCTGGAGGACAGCTGGAGGGAGCTCATTGACGGGCATGAG AAGCTGACGCGGCGGCAGTGCCACCAGCAGGAGGCAGTGTGGGAGCTCTTGCACACGGAGGCCTCCTACATCAGGAAACTGCGAGTGATCACCAAC TTGTTCCTGTGTTGCCTTCTGAACCTGCAAGAGTCTGGGCTGCTGTGCGAG GTGGAGGCGGAGCGTCTGTTCAGCAACATCCCAGAGATCGCTCGGCTGCACCGCGCACTTTGGGGCAGTGTGATGGCTCCGGTGCTGGAGAAGGCGCGGCGCACGCGGGCCCTGCTGCAGCCTGGGGACTTCCTCAAAGGCTTCAAGATG TTCGGGTCGCTGTTCAAGCCGTACGTCCGATACTGCATGGAGGAGGAGGGCTGCATGGAGTACATGCGCGGTCTGCTGCGGGACAACGACCTGTTCCGCGCCTACATCACG TGGGCTGAGAAGCACCAGCAGTGCCAGCGGCTGAAGCTGAGTGACATGCTGGCCAAGCCCCACCAACGGCTCACCAAATACCCTCTGCTGCTCAAATCGGTGCTGCGGAAGACTGATGAGCCCCGCGACAGGGAGGCCATCGCCACCATG ATCAGCTCCGTGGAGCGCTTCATCCACCACGTGAACACATGCATGAGGCAGCGACAGGAGCGGCAGCGGCTGGCAGCGGTGGTGAGCCGCATTGATGCCTATGAGGTGGTGGAAGGCAGCAACGACGAGGTGGACAAG ctcctgAAGGAATTTCTGCATCTGGACCTGACAGCACCCATCCCTGGTGCCTCCCCAGAGGAGACACGGCAGCTGCTGCTGGAGGGGAGCCTAAAGATGAAGGAGGGGAAGGACAGCAAG aTGGATGTGTACTGCTTCCTCTTCACTGATCTGCTCTTAGTGACCAAGGCAGTGAAAAAGGCTGAGAGGACCAAGGTCATCAGGCCACCACTGCTGGTGGACAAGATTGTGTGCCGGGAGCTGCGGGACCCTG GCTCCTTCCTCCTCATCTACCTGAACGAGTTCCACAGTGCCGTGGGGGCCTACACATTCCAGGCTAGTGGCCAGGCCCTGTGCCGAGGCTGGGTGGATGCCATTTACAATGCTCAG AACCAGCTGCAACAGCTGCGCGCACAGGAGCACCCAGGAAACCAGCAACCTCTACAGAGactggaagaggaggaagaagaagaggaggaggaaggtgagaGCAGCACTTCGGCTGCCAGCTCCCCGACCATCCTGCGCAGGAGCAGCAACAGCCTCAACTCCCAGCACTG TGCTTCAGATGGCTCCACTGAGACCCTGGCCATGGTTGTGGTGGAACCTGGCGAGATGCTGTCCTCCGAGTTTGATGGTGGCCCCTTAAGCTCCCAGTCGGATGAGCCCTCTCTTAGCTCCACTGCTTCATCGATCACACCCACCAGCGAACTGCTGCCGCTGGGCCCAGTGGATGGCCGCTCTTGCTCCATGGACTCTGCCTATGGCACCctgtcccccacctccctgcaAGATTTTTCAGCTCCAGCCCCTGCGGTGGAGCCAGTGCCCCAGCCCACAGAGTTGTCACAAACTCCTTCACCCCCACCCTCGCCCCGCCTCCGCCGCCGCACCCCTGTCCAGCTGCTGCCCAGCCTGCCTCGCCTGCTCAAGTCTAAATCCGAGGCCAGCCTCCTCCAGCTGCTGTCTGGGGCTGCCACCTGTGGAGGACCCCCAGCTCCCAGCCGCAGCTTGTCAGAGCTCTGCCTGGCCACTGTAGCTCCTGGCACTAGGACTCAGGGCTCTGCTCAGAAAGCTGGACCTGGCTGGGATTGCCAGGCAGCATGCATACCTGGCAGCAGCCCTGAGCCTCCAGAGCCTGGGGACAGAACCAGTTGTCTGCCTGGGGAGCCTGCAGACCCTGCCAGGAGGAGGTACAGAGAGCCACCCTCTCCCAGGGTCCAACCTGAGCCCCCACCAGGGATCTCTGTCCAGCACAGGAAGTTGACTCTGGCCCAGCTCTATCGAATCAGGACCACTCTGCTGCTTAATTCCACGCTCACTGCCTCGTGA
- the Plekhg5 gene encoding pleckstrin homology domain-containing family G member 5 isoform X1, protein MESGQFPWGAAAREDDQSPAEEKGLRCQHPACMDKGRAAKGERNFKGLTAPLPAMPGEGQLKRKGPREGLRFWGTAEEQVCHHADCQQLHHRGPLNLCEACDSKFHSAVRYDGHVRFDLPPQGSILARNVSTRSCPPRTSPAVDLDEEEEESSVDGKGDRKSTGLRLSKKKARRRHTDDPSKECFTLKFDLNVDIETEIVPALKKKSLGEVLLPVFERKGIALGKVDIYLDQSNTPLSLTFEAYRFGGHYLRVKAKPGDEGKVEQGVKDSKSLSLPILRSAGAWSPALERVDPQSRRESLDILAPGRRRKNMSEFLGESSIPGQEPPMPSSCSLPSSNSSGTSSGGSDSWKNRAASRFSGFFSSSPSTSAFGREVDKMEQLEGKLHAYGLFGLPRLPRRLRFDHDSWEEEEVDEDEDEDTPCLRLEDSWRELIDGHEKLTRRQCHQQEAVWELLHTEASYIRKLRVITNLFLCCLLNLQESGLLCEVEAERLFSNIPEIARLHRALWGSVMAPVLEKARRTRALLQPGDFLKGFKMFGSLFKPYVRYCMEEEGCMEYMRGLLRDNDLFRAYITWAEKHQQCQRLKLSDMLAKPHQRLTKYPLLLKSVLRKTDEPRDREAIATMISSVERFIHHVNTCMRQRQERQRLAAVVSRIDAYEVVEGSNDEVDKLLKEFLHLDLTAPIPGASPEETRQLLLEGSLKMKEGKDSKMDVYCFLFTDLLLVTKAVKKAERTKVIRPPLLVDKIVCRELRDPGSFLLIYLNEFHSAVGAYTFQASGQALCRGWVDAIYNAQNQLQQLRAQEHPGNQQPLQRLEEEEEEEEEEGESSTSAASSPTILRRSSNSLNSQHCASDGSTETLAMVVVEPGEMLSSEFDGGPLSSQSDEPSLSSTASSITPTSELLPLGPVDGRSCSMDSAYGTLSPTSLQDFSAPAPAVEPVPQPTELSQTPSPPPSPRLRRRTPVQLLPSLPRLLKSKSEASLLQLLSGAATCGGPPAPSRSLSELCLATVAPGTRTQGSAQKAGPGWDCQAACIPGSSPEPPEPGDRTSCLPGEPADPARRRYREPPSPRVQPEPPPGISVQHRKLTLAQLYRIRTTLLLNSTLTASEV, encoded by the exons GTGTGCCATCACGCAGACTGCCAGCAGCTGCACCACCGGGGGCCGCTCAACCTCTGCGAGGCCTGTGACAGCAAATTCCACAGCGCCGTGCGCTACGATGGGCACGTCCGCTTCGACCTGCCCCCCCAAG GCTCTATCCTAGCCCGGAATGTGTCCACCCGGTCATGCCCCCCACGTACCAGCCCTGCGGTGGAcctggatgaggaggaggaggaaagctcTGTAGATGGCAAGGG GGACCGGAAGAGTACAGGACTGAGACTCTCCAAGAAGAAAGCAAGGAGGAGACACACAGAT GACCCCAGCAAGGAGTGCTTCACCTTGAAATTTGACCTCAACGTGGACATAGAGACAGAGATCGTGCCGGCTCTGAAGAAGAAGTCGCTGGG GGAGGTGCTGCTGCCCGTGTTCGAAAGAAAGGGCATTGCACTGGGCAAAGTGGATATCTACCTCGACCAGTCCAACACGCCCCTGTCCCTCACCTTCGAGGCCTACAGGTTTGGTGGACACTACCTGCGGGTCAAAG CCAAGCCAGGGGATGAGGGCAAAGTGGAGCAGGGCGTGAAGGACTCCAAGTCCCTGAGCCTGCCAATCCTGCGGTCGGCCGGGGCCTGGTCCCCCGCACTGGAGCGTGTGGATCCCCAGAGCCGCCGGGAGAGCCTCGACATTTTG GCACCTGGCCGCCGTCGTAAGAACATGTCAGAATTCCTGGGGGAGTCCAGCATCCCGGGGCAAGAGCCCCCCATGCCCTCCAGCTGCTCTCTACCCAGTAGCAACAGCAGTGGCACTAGCAGTGGGGGCAGTGACAGCTGGAAGAACCGGGCAGCCAGTCGCTTCAGTGGCTTCTTCAGCTCAAGCCCCAGCACCAGTGCCTTTGGCAGG GAGGTGGACAAGATGGAGCAGCTGGAGGGCAAGCTGCATGCCTATGGCCTTTTTGGGCTGCCCCGGCTGCCCCGGAGGCTGCGCTTTGACCACGActcctgggaggaggaagaggtcgATGAGGACGAGGATGAGGATACCCCGTGCCTCCGGCTGGAGGACAGCTGGAGGGAGCTCATTGACGGGCATGAG AAGCTGACGCGGCGGCAGTGCCACCAGCAGGAGGCAGTGTGGGAGCTCTTGCACACGGAGGCCTCCTACATCAGGAAACTGCGAGTGATCACCAAC TTGTTCCTGTGTTGCCTTCTGAACCTGCAAGAGTCTGGGCTGCTGTGCGAG GTGGAGGCGGAGCGTCTGTTCAGCAACATCCCAGAGATCGCTCGGCTGCACCGCGCACTTTGGGGCAGTGTGATGGCTCCGGTGCTGGAGAAGGCGCGGCGCACGCGGGCCCTGCTGCAGCCTGGGGACTTCCTCAAAGGCTTCAAGATG TTCGGGTCGCTGTTCAAGCCGTACGTCCGATACTGCATGGAGGAGGAGGGCTGCATGGAGTACATGCGCGGTCTGCTGCGGGACAACGACCTGTTCCGCGCCTACATCACG TGGGCTGAGAAGCACCAGCAGTGCCAGCGGCTGAAGCTGAGTGACATGCTGGCCAAGCCCCACCAACGGCTCACCAAATACCCTCTGCTGCTCAAATCGGTGCTGCGGAAGACTGATGAGCCCCGCGACAGGGAGGCCATCGCCACCATG ATCAGCTCCGTGGAGCGCTTCATCCACCACGTGAACACATGCATGAGGCAGCGACAGGAGCGGCAGCGGCTGGCAGCGGTGGTGAGCCGCATTGATGCCTATGAGGTGGTGGAAGGCAGCAACGACGAGGTGGACAAG ctcctgAAGGAATTTCTGCATCTGGACCTGACAGCACCCATCCCTGGTGCCTCCCCAGAGGAGACACGGCAGCTGCTGCTGGAGGGGAGCCTAAAGATGAAGGAGGGGAAGGACAGCAAG aTGGATGTGTACTGCTTCCTCTTCACTGATCTGCTCTTAGTGACCAAGGCAGTGAAAAAGGCTGAGAGGACCAAGGTCATCAGGCCACCACTGCTGGTGGACAAGATTGTGTGCCGGGAGCTGCGGGACCCTG GCTCCTTCCTCCTCATCTACCTGAACGAGTTCCACAGTGCCGTGGGGGCCTACACATTCCAGGCTAGTGGCCAGGCCCTGTGCCGAGGCTGGGTGGATGCCATTTACAATGCTCAG AACCAGCTGCAACAGCTGCGCGCACAGGAGCACCCAGGAAACCAGCAACCTCTACAGAGactggaagaggaggaagaagaagaggaggaggaaggtgagaGCAGCACTTCGGCTGCCAGCTCCCCGACCATCCTGCGCAGGAGCAGCAACAGCCTCAACTCCCAGCACTG TGCTTCAGATGGCTCCACTGAGACCCTGGCCATGGTTGTGGTGGAACCTGGCGAGATGCTGTCCTCCGAGTTTGATGGTGGCCCCTTAAGCTCCCAGTCGGATGAGCCCTCTCTTAGCTCCACTGCTTCATCGATCACACCCACCAGCGAACTGCTGCCGCTGGGCCCAGTGGATGGCCGCTCTTGCTCCATGGACTCTGCCTATGGCACCctgtcccccacctccctgcaAGATTTTTCAGCTCCAGCCCCTGCGGTGGAGCCAGTGCCCCAGCCCACAGAGTTGTCACAAACTCCTTCACCCCCACCCTCGCCCCGCCTCCGCCGCCGCACCCCTGTCCAGCTGCTGCCCAGCCTGCCTCGCCTGCTCAAGTCTAAATCCGAGGCCAGCCTCCTCCAGCTGCTGTCTGGGGCTGCCACCTGTGGAGGACCCCCAGCTCCCAGCCGCAGCTTGTCAGAGCTCTGCCTGGCCACTGTAGCTCCTGGCACTAGGACTCAGGGCTCTGCTCAGAAAGCTGGACCTGGCTGGGATTGCCAGGCAGCATGCATACCTGGCAGCAGCCCTGAGCCTCCAGAGCCTGGGGACAGAACCAGTTGTCTGCCTGGGGAGCCTGCAGACCCTGCCAGGAGGAGGTACAGAGAGCCACCCTCTCCCAGGGTCCAACCTGAGCCCCCACCAGGGATCTCTGTCCAGCACAGGAAGTTGACTCTGGCCCAGCTCTATCGAATCAGGACCACTCTGCTGCTTAATTCCACGCTCACTGCCTC GGAAGTCTGA